From one Roseovarius sp. THAF9 genomic stretch:
- a CDS encoding type IV secretory system conjugative DNA transfer family protein, giving the protein MGRARIATGVLLVTLVTGAIGYTIASAVLSYQDLGFGAEIDFAYIAQNYLAIRDRRPEDAQLIHLIIGSFAAAGLMLSLALSGSALTRFGQTHWQSAREMKANGFFGAPGTGFILGKLGPPKSRAKYICSKVFPHALIVAPTGRGKTTGFVIPNLLTWQGSAVTLDVKGECFEATARHRAAQGDKVYRFAPTDWEGKRTHRYNPLLRIFELKDPARQQMELQLLATLFLQSDNDRVQGLLKGGIDLFVAAGLLAFQRKRPTLGEIYRIAASGGNKQKEYFARGHEVDNRAAKLIFTRLASTNNDTLTSYVSLLMTSGLDQWQNPAIDEATAVSDFDFRTIRKKPFSVYLVVQPLMVKPLAPLIRLFFSDLLSAMQEMDPGPDEPWPVMIMLDEFNRLGKMPIVVESIETLRTYRGHLAVVTQTIPALDEIYGENTRRALQGNAGVKLYLTPSDEKTVEELSKAVGKTTKTVVTRSQSIGKNPFEGRSQSTRTEESSLLPEDEARRLPLDEIVMVIDAQMPVRAKRIQYFDDRLFKAIHAAQTGELPFPDQGGGGPQGNLPLSMRAMPMTPPSSGPRGSEADVERAREAAGGQSSGQTDVATKKTAPVVQAVIAEEQRQMEMDLGGQVADAETVGVDDEAQMRSAVDGLDDMEAMLREDGGEKLFTR; this is encoded by the coding sequence ATGGGAAGGGCGCGGATCGCGACCGGCGTTTTGCTGGTAACGCTGGTGACAGGGGCCATTGGCTATACCATCGCCTCGGCGGTGCTGAGCTACCAGGATCTCGGCTTCGGGGCCGAGATCGACTTTGCCTATATCGCGCAGAACTATCTGGCGATCCGCGATCGCCGCCCCGAAGATGCCCAGCTCATCCACCTGATCATCGGCAGCTTCGCCGCCGCCGGCCTGATGCTGAGCCTCGCCCTCTCGGGATCGGCCCTCACACGGTTTGGCCAGACTCATTGGCAGAGCGCGCGCGAGATGAAGGCCAATGGCTTCTTCGGGGCGCCCGGCACGGGATTTATCCTCGGCAAACTCGGCCCCCCAAAATCCCGCGCAAAATACATCTGCTCGAAGGTCTTCCCACACGCGCTGATCGTGGCGCCCACGGGTCGCGGCAAGACCACGGGCTTCGTCATTCCGAACCTGCTGACCTGGCAGGGCTCCGCAGTCACCCTCGATGTGAAGGGCGAGTGTTTCGAGGCCACGGCGCGCCACCGCGCCGCCCAGGGCGACAAGGTCTATCGCTTTGCCCCCACCGATTGGGAGGGCAAGCGCACGCATCGCTACAACCCGCTCCTGCGTATCTTTGAGCTGAAAGATCCCGCGCGCCAGCAGATGGAACTGCAGCTTCTGGCGACGCTCTTCCTGCAGAGCGACAATGACCGGGTGCAGGGCCTCCTCAAGGGCGGGATCGATCTCTTTGTGGCAGCAGGCTTGCTGGCCTTCCAGCGCAAGCGTCCCACCTTGGGCGAAATCTACCGCATCGCCGCCTCGGGCGGGAACAAGCAGAAGGAGTATTTTGCGCGGGGTCACGAGGTCGATAACCGGGCGGCCAAGCTGATCTTCACGCGGTTGGCCTCGACCAACAACGACACGCTGACCTCCTACGTTTCGCTCCTGATGACCTCGGGGCTCGATCAATGGCAGAACCCGGCGATTGATGAGGCGACGGCGGTGTCGGACTTTGATTTCCGGACGATCCGCAAGAAGCCCTTTTCGGTCTATCTGGTGGTCCAGCCTCTCATGGTGAAGCCGCTCGCGCCGCTGATCCGGCTGTTCTTCTCCGATCTCCTCTCGGCCATGCAGGAAATGGATCCCGGGCCGGATGAGCCTTGGCCGGTGATGATCATGCTCGATGAGTTCAACCGCCTGGGCAAGATGCCCATCGTGGTCGAGAGCATCGAGACCTTGCGGACCTACCGCGGTCATCTGGCCGTGGTCACCCAGACAATCCCCGCCCTCGATGAAATCTATGGTGAGAACACGCGCCGCGCGCTGCAGGGGAACGCGGGTGTAAAGCTCTACCTGACGCCTTCGGATGAGAAAACCGTCGAAGAGTTGAGCAAGGCGGTCGGCAAGACCACGAAAACCGTGGTCACGCGCTCCCAGTCCATCGGCAAGAACCCCTTTGAAGGGCGCAGCCAATCCACACGGACCGAGGAGAGCTCCTTGCTCCCCGAAGATGAGGCCCGCCGCCTGCCGCTCGACGAGATCGTCATGGTGATCGATGCGCAAATGCCGGTCCGTGCAAAGCGGATCCAATATTTTGACGACCGGCTGTTCAAGGCGATCCACGCGGCGCAGACGGGTGAGTTGCCGTTTCCGGATCAGGGGGGAGGGGGGCCGCAGGGGAACCTGCCGCTGAGTATGCGCGCCATGCCGATGACACCGCCGTCGAGCGGGCCCCGTGGTTCTGAAGCTGATGTGGAGCGGGCACGCGAGGCTGCTGGTGGCCAATCTTCAGGGCAAACCGATGTCGCCACAAAGAAGACCGCGCCCGTCGTTCAAGCCGTTATCGCCGAGGAACAACGACAGATGGAAATGGATTTGGGGGGCCAGGTTGCGGATGCCGAGACAGTGGGCGTGGATGATGAGGCGCAGATGCGGTCTGCCGTTGATGGCTTGGACGATATGGAAGCGATGCTGCGAGAGGACGGCGGTGAAAAGCTGTTTACCCGATAG
- a CDS encoding adenylate/guanylate cyclase domain-containing protein, whose protein sequence is MSEFENKIHDDVRGIFKSAWTETKGQVVPKSEDLGLSNVGRSISATILYADIDGSTQIVDRYDAKFAAEVYKAFLLCATRVIRLNGGDVRSFDGDRVMGVFIGDSKNSDAAKTGLQINYLVKKAINPALKDQYTSTKFSLRHTVGIDTSEMLVVRSGIRNNNDLVWVGSAANNAARMNSLSSDFATRLTPAVYKKLNEKSKFGGNPRRNMWTSADWNGRTIYRSSWTWRP, encoded by the coding sequence GTGAGTGAATTCGAGAACAAGATACACGATGACGTTCGGGGCATCTTCAAATCAGCCTGGACTGAGACCAAAGGACAAGTTGTTCCAAAGTCAGAAGACCTGGGCCTGTCAAATGTTGGGCGTTCAATATCCGCGACGATACTCTACGCAGACATTGATGGGTCAACACAGATTGTAGATCGATACGACGCCAAGTTCGCGGCCGAGGTTTACAAAGCGTTTTTGCTCTGCGCCACAAGGGTGATCCGGCTAAACGGGGGAGATGTTAGATCCTTCGATGGTGACCGAGTGATGGGCGTATTTATCGGAGACAGCAAGAACTCTGACGCTGCCAAAACAGGTCTTCAGATCAACTATTTGGTTAAGAAGGCCATCAATCCAGCACTGAAAGACCAATACACATCGACCAAATTTTCTCTTCGCCATACCGTTGGAATCGATACGTCAGAGATGCTCGTTGTGAGGAGTGGTATTCGCAACAATAATGACCTCGTATGGGTCGGAAGCGCCGCCAACAATGCTGCACGAATGAACTCTCTTTCGAGCGATTTCGCAACGCGGTTGACTCCAGCCGTCTACAAGAAATTGAACGAAAAATCGAAATTCGGCGGAAACCCGAGGCGCAACATGTGGACCAGCGCGGACTGGAATGGGCGAACAATCTACCGATCCTCTTGGACTTGGCGACCATGA
- a CDS encoding E2 domain-containing protein has product MNSLRLLLKHTPLWVRVETDRPATAQVTCEPQKASGSIAGHYLLKLALLHGGGVSVAEDVAANHFPASCPERHINPDATFCISYGSTEPLIEAHAAIAWWEYLRMFLLHQEYARKYGVWPLEGGLSHGDAARIQEKMEELAAPLGWKEEILVGMFRGKGWLANSLPKASHRLDRLLNSRTPCPRGCTRQADSNRSIVCRPVDTDREMTGGKPILRAECPNRSALERIALLEHRRRKAQHDFIQDICKDAPKCCGTMKYCPLAKSSS; this is encoded by the coding sequence ATGAACTCTCTTAGGCTACTGCTGAAACACACCCCTTTATGGGTCAGAGTAGAAACAGATAGACCAGCAACGGCGCAGGTAACTTGCGAACCCCAAAAGGCGAGCGGATCGATCGCGGGACACTACCTTCTGAAGCTCGCTCTATTGCACGGAGGAGGCGTTAGCGTGGCGGAGGACGTAGCGGCCAATCATTTCCCCGCTTCCTGTCCTGAGAGACACATCAATCCCGATGCCACCTTTTGTATCTCCTATGGATCAACTGAACCGCTAATCGAAGCGCATGCGGCGATAGCCTGGTGGGAATACCTACGCATGTTCCTCCTTCATCAGGAGTATGCGCGGAAGTATGGAGTGTGGCCTCTTGAAGGAGGTCTTTCTCACGGGGACGCGGCGCGGATTCAGGAAAAAATGGAAGAGCTGGCTGCTCCATTGGGTTGGAAAGAAGAGATCCTAGTCGGCATGTTCCGCGGGAAGGGCTGGTTGGCCAACTCCTTACCCAAGGCATCTCACCGCTTGGATCGATTGCTCAATTCTAGAACTCCTTGCCCGAGGGGATGCACGCGTCAGGCCGACAGCAATCGTTCGATTGTTTGCCGTCCAGTAGACACCGACCGAGAGATGACAGGTGGGAAACCGATCCTAAGGGCAGAGTGTCCAAACAGATCTGCACTAGAGCGCATTGCTTTACTGGAGCACAGGCGTCGCAAGGCGCAGCACGACTTTATCCAGGATATTTGTAAGGATGCGCCCAAGTGTTGTGGGACGATGAAATACTGCCCTCTGGCCAAATCGAGTTCGTGA
- a CDS encoding type IV secretion system protein, translated as MSVVTYFVETSQDYLDTAAETQFGAVAATVGTLLVLGTTLVVILVFLNMIYQYRAMDGRTAFWLAVKIGLIGIFATNWVQFNALSSAILAGIDNIAGALVASVGGGTPGPSGTFAEEFDRLIAELGDYLNAAGSELNWMAGAMLDIVGVLLLSILGGLAAFILVASRLMIALLIGIAPVMVFLTLFEVTKDYFARWLSALVSFALYPIVVAGVFATITGVSSALIGELGDPEGASNIGALIPFFMMVLMAKGFIIATPFIIRAISGNIMMPALSGGLGGGYSFARAAMGSQQAYNRYLIGGASGAEYAALKARQFFGVQQMPVRQGMGQTGQASGTGSSGAGSRMLAQLARLARLGRR; from the coding sequence ATGAGCGTCGTCACCTACTTCGTTGAAACCTCCCAGGACTATCTCGACACCGCCGCCGAAACCCAATTCGGAGCCGTCGCGGCAACGGTTGGCACGCTCCTGGTTCTGGGAACAACGCTCGTGGTGATCCTTGTCTTCCTGAACATGATCTACCAGTACAGGGCGATGGACGGGCGCACGGCCTTCTGGCTCGCGGTCAAGATCGGGTTGATTGGGATATTCGCGACCAACTGGGTGCAGTTCAACGCCCTCTCTTCCGCTATCCTGGCCGGCATCGACAACATTGCGGGCGCGCTTGTCGCCTCGGTCGGTGGTGGAACTCCCGGCCCTTCTGGTACCTTTGCGGAAGAATTCGACCGGCTGATCGCGGAACTCGGCGACTACCTCAATGCCGCCGGATCAGAACTTAACTGGATGGCCGGGGCCATGCTCGACATAGTGGGTGTTCTTCTACTCTCAATCCTCGGCGGGCTGGCCGCCTTCATCCTCGTGGCCTCGCGCCTGATGATCGCCCTTCTGATCGGGATTGCCCCGGTGATGGTTTTCCTGACCCTCTTCGAGGTCACCAAGGATTATTTCGCGCGCTGGCTGTCGGCACTGGTTTCCTTTGCGCTTTATCCCATCGTCGTCGCAGGCGTGTTCGCAACGATCACAGGCGTTTCCTCCGCGCTCATCGGTGAACTAGGCGATCCCGAAGGGGCCTCAAACATCGGCGCGCTCATCCCCTTCTTCATGATGGTGCTCATGGCCAAGGGCTTCATCATCGCAACGCCCTTCATCATCCGTGCGATCTCGGGAAACATCATGATGCCCGCCCTCTCCGGTGGCCTCGGCGGCGGCTACAGCTTCGCCCGCGCTGCAATGGGCAGCCAGCAGGCCTACAATCGCTACTTGATCGGCGGGGCAAGTGGCGCGGAATACGCAGCCCTCAAGGCGCGGCAGTTCTTCGGCGTGCAGCAGATGCCGGTGCGGCAAGGCATGGGACAGACGGGGCAAGCAAGCGGCACAGGATCATCGGGGGCCGGGTCTCGAATGCTGGCGCAACTGGCCCGGTTGGCTAGGTTGGGGCGGCGATGA
- a CDS encoding YafY family protein, with product MAASRKVFSVILQNSSFQENVNMVEIGRHQGGQAMDIKPSVRRRFEFIDFQLQWTGSIGRKALQSQFEISPQQATNDLTTYLDIAPRNMSYDPRRRSYVVGSKFKPKFSSGESSGFFLHLEMFHQGYRTKEEIWPTHLPEFDAVAIASRKVDPKILRSVLDAIDAEACLEVRYVSLSSDSETIRTLCPHAIASDGHRWHMRAYDVEKGRFSDFVLSRIEAASVLQEECPDPRPDALWQQIAALKLQADPTLTARQREQIEIEYGMVDGVLELPVRKAMLFYYLRFYGFDPLEMDGKAMRNKSSYRLKILNLEEIETCLERRK from the coding sequence ATGGCAGCGAGTCGCAAAGTTTTTTCTGTGATCCTACAAAATAGTAGTTTCCAAGAAAATGTCAATATGGTAGAAATTGGGAGACATCAGGGGGGACAAGCTATGGACATCAAACCAAGTGTACGGCGACGTTTTGAGTTTATCGATTTTCAGTTGCAATGGACAGGTTCGATCGGTCGCAAGGCCTTGCAAAGTCAGTTCGAGATATCGCCTCAACAAGCGACAAACGACCTAACCACATATCTTGATATCGCACCCCGCAACATGAGCTACGACCCGCGACGCCGATCTTACGTCGTGGGTTCAAAGTTCAAGCCAAAGTTCTCCAGCGGGGAGTCTTCCGGTTTCTTTCTTCATCTGGAGATGTTTCATCAAGGCTATCGCACTAAAGAGGAAATTTGGCCAACTCACTTGCCGGAGTTTGACGCTGTTGCCATCGCGTCTCGCAAGGTTGATCCGAAAATTCTTCGATCAGTACTCGATGCAATTGATGCAGAAGCATGTTTGGAGGTTCGATATGTTTCGCTCAGCTCAGACTCAGAAACCATACGAACGCTTTGCCCTCATGCCATTGCTAGCGACGGACACCGATGGCACATGCGTGCCTATGATGTGGAGAAGGGCCGGTTCTCAGACTTTGTGCTTTCAAGAATTGAAGCCGCAAGCGTATTGCAAGAGGAATGCCCGGATCCGCGCCCAGACGCACTTTGGCAACAAATAGCAGCGCTAAAACTTCAGGCAGATCCAACCCTTACCGCAAGGCAAAGAGAACAGATTGAGATCGAGTACGGCATGGTTGACGGCGTTCTCGAGCTCCCAGTGCGCAAGGCAATGCTGTTCTATTACCTTAGATTCTACGGCTTTGATCCTCTCGAAATGGATGGGAAGGCCATGCGAAATAAGAGCAGCTACCGTCTCAAAATACTTAACTTGGAAGAAATAGAGACTTGTTTGGAAAGAAGAAAATAA
- a CDS encoding cyclic nucleotide-binding domain-containing protein, translating into MFGKKKISDPPPPVENDQLSTEVLDKHRQIICRSELVANEDDLAAKIIGMSRLVKFDKGQVLMTHGEDADDVYFILFGSVRVSINSTFIDTREAPQTIGEMAAMKPGAARSADVCVESEKLEARVISAHDFRTLMSTHTEFSTRLSSMVDSMNRKNIRLLGTSSRSPGNAWTWTSIVFGAVVGLLCGIWLGLGGSPLWFAILSALGAGALSTLVAIRMNPDLIYRNMFWLSGAAMIAQTVQTVFSLSFSVDGTQNQLPLLWNFNSNPEQKWWVVLIIYLSLAALAFMSWLADRDLRRNSSKSE; encoded by the coding sequence TTGTTTGGAAAGAAGAAAATAAGCGATCCACCGCCACCGGTGGAAAATGATCAATTGTCGACAGAAGTGTTAGACAAGCACCGACAGATCATTTGTCGAAGCGAACTCGTTGCCAATGAAGACGACCTCGCGGCTAAAATTATTGGCATGTCGAGGCTGGTTAAGTTCGACAAGGGTCAGGTTTTAATGACCCACGGCGAGGATGCTGATGACGTTTACTTCATTTTGTTCGGATCCGTCAGAGTATCCATCAACTCAACCTTCATTGATACCAGAGAGGCACCTCAGACCATTGGCGAAATGGCGGCAATGAAACCAGGTGCTGCTCGCTCCGCAGATGTCTGTGTCGAGTCCGAGAAATTGGAAGCACGGGTTATCTCGGCACACGACTTTAGAACTCTAATGTCCACGCACACCGAGTTTTCTACGCGACTGTCGAGCATGGTAGATTCCATGAATCGAAAAAACATAAGATTACTTGGCACCAGTAGTAGATCGCCGGGAAACGCCTGGACATGGACTTCGATAGTGTTCGGCGCAGTAGTTGGACTCCTTTGTGGCATTTGGCTTGGGCTTGGGGGCTCTCCACTTTGGTTTGCGATTTTGTCGGCCCTCGGTGCCGGTGCCTTGAGCACCCTCGTTGCTATCCGGATGAATCCAGACCTGATTTATCGCAACATGTTTTGGCTTTCGGGCGCAGCTATGATTGCTCAAACAGTCCAAACCGTCTTTAGCCTTTCATTTTCAGTCGATGGGACACAGAACCAACTGCCGCTTCTTTGGAATTTCAACTCGAACCCCGAGCAGAAGTGGTGGGTTGTCTTAATAATCTATCTCTCCCTTGCCGCGTTGGCGTTCATGTCTTGGCTGGCAGATCGAGATCTTCGAAGGAACTCCAGCAAAAGTGAGTGA
- a CDS encoding relaxase/mobilization nuclease domain-containing protein, with the protein MRLNDAVDAVTGEVFRDGWSRIRGSMQGLHVAKQSQLVRAAAGHRPAVFKAIRGGGTHTKSQLASQLEYLTTKSTHIVDSSGFLDGKAKLEAGDIKDLTERFAKRWDAGFKPKLGQTTHMLMSFPIGTRGEDVRDIATDVADRFFQTDAGHFDYIIAVHEDRDHPHAHLVLNRRSQEGEFFFLGRNHRFNYDDFRLAMVEEAEKYGVRLEATRRVDRGVVHYPAPTREVYAAKEEGRAPRERERVGADLTRTLAGIANTRTVYHSLAAEASREAREDISAALFRAGEMLARGGQVDRTGDVYMAEDQSFEDLRSLYAEKLTRVQGMIAEKPDAERPVLEKRLIEIQAQVQHMQPLGLRSSTLSEAPSEGGVYSEANIDASRLDRLAGPDLRSRIDTALRGTGISTSEVMARIETGASNAALEHQWIADDLSKVAEARALNLERRADLEQARDILNDVHVALGTLLERENVLRQDGVMEQEAVSGRYHYHEGTVREMEGTIRQEMRADGLTAQQIEDREWEVASKAERRIETEQRAYLGAHPDLLARPGDVIDRSEPYRETITDAARASEITRDVDRIMEERDLRTPVADAVTDDLRARYPDMPSHLARGLGATYAAVVEIRDTEAINQVRRETEMRDGLGSGTRDERLATRDETAPQSDRAGRVPEEVARVLDHERAGELSAPFETEAERDAFRTEIARVLDDRQLGRLTSGDADALDKVLEDRLDRLYVAKVYLQSDAATANTEALRQVVDDLADAEYEKHRATDVDGETERGQVH; encoded by the coding sequence ATGCGGCTGAATGATGCGGTTGACGCTGTCACAGGCGAGGTCTTCCGGGACGGCTGGAGCCGGATCCGGGGCTCGATGCAGGGGCTGCATGTCGCCAAGCAGAGCCAGCTTGTGCGCGCGGCGGCGGGGCACAGGCCAGCCGTCTTCAAGGCGATCCGGGGCGGCGGTACGCATACCAAATCGCAGCTCGCAAGCCAGCTCGAGTACCTCACCACCAAGTCGACCCATATCGTGGATTCGAGCGGGTTTCTGGATGGCAAGGCGAAGCTCGAGGCGGGTGACATTAAGGATCTCACCGAGCGCTTTGCGAAGCGGTGGGACGCCGGTTTCAAACCCAAACTGGGCCAGACCACCCATATGCTCATGTCCTTCCCCATCGGCACCCGCGGCGAGGATGTGCGCGACATCGCGACGGATGTGGCCGATCGGTTCTTCCAGACCGACGCGGGGCATTTCGATTACATCATCGCGGTGCATGAGGACCGCGATCATCCCCATGCGCATCTGGTGCTGAACCGCCGCTCGCAGGAAGGCGAGTTCTTCTTTCTGGGGCGCAACCACCGCTTCAATTATGACGACTTCCGCCTCGCCATGGTCGAGGAGGCGGAAAAGTATGGCGTGCGCCTGGAAGCCACGCGTCGGGTGGATCGCGGTGTCGTGCATTACCCCGCCCCTACCCGCGAAGTCTATGCCGCGAAAGAAGAGGGGCGCGCCCCCCGCGAGCGCGAACGCGTGGGGGCCGACCTGACGCGGACGCTCGCGGGGATCGCCAACACCAGAACTGTCTACCACTCGCTTGCCGCGGAGGCCTCCCGGGAGGCCCGCGAGGATATTTCGGCGGCACTCTTCCGCGCGGGCGAGATGCTGGCGCGCGGTGGGCAGGTGGACCGAACAGGAGATGTGTATATGGCCGAGGATCAAAGTTTCGAGGATCTGAGAAGCCTCTATGCGGAGAAGCTCACGCGGGTGCAGGGCATGATTGCCGAGAAGCCCGATGCCGAGCGGCCCGTGCTCGAAAAACGCCTCATCGAGATCCAGGCGCAGGTCCAGCACATGCAGCCTCTCGGTTTGCGATCATCCACGCTCTCCGAGGCTCCTTCGGAAGGCGGGGTCTATTCTGAGGCCAATATCGACGCCAGCCGGCTGGACCGTCTGGCCGGGCCGGACTTGCGGTCGCGCATAGACACCGCGCTGCGCGGAACCGGGATCAGCACATCGGAAGTGATGGCCCGGATCGAAACCGGGGCGTCAAATGCAGCGCTCGAGCATCAATGGATCGCCGATGATCTCTCCAAGGTAGCTGAGGCGCGTGCTCTGAACCTCGAACGCCGCGCTGATCTGGAACAGGCGCGCGACATTCTCAACGATGTGCATGTCGCGCTTGGCACGCTGTTGGAACGGGAAAACGTGCTGCGGCAGGATGGCGTCATGGAGCAGGAAGCGGTCAGCGGGCGGTACCATTATCACGAGGGCACGGTGCGGGAGATGGAAGGGACAATCCGTCAGGAGATGCGCGCAGACGGCCTGACCGCGCAGCAGATTGAGGACCGGGAGTGGGAGGTGGCCTCAAAGGCGGAGCGCCGGATCGAGACGGAGCAGCGCGCGTATCTCGGGGCACACCCGGACTTGCTCGCACGCCCGGGCGATGTGATCGATCGGTCTGAGCCCTACAGGGAGACCATCACCGATGCGGCCCGCGCCAGCGAGATCACCCGCGATGTCGACCGGATCATGGAGGAACGCGACCTCCGCACGCCCGTTGCAGATGCAGTCACGGATGACTTGCGCGCGCGCTATCCGGACATGCCGTCCCACCTCGCCCGTGGGCTCGGCGCGACCTATGCGGCCGTCGTCGAAATCCGGGACACGGAGGCCATCAATCAGGTCCGCCGCGAAACCGAGATGCGCGACGGGCTCGGGTCTGGCACGCGTGACGAACGTCTAGCCACCCGCGATGAAACGGCGCCGCAGTCTGACCGTGCCGGCCGTGTCCCAGAGGAGGTTGCGCGCGTCCTGGACCATGAGCGGGCGGGGGAGTTGTCCGCGCCCTTCGAGACCGAGGCGGAGCGGGACGCTTTCCGAACCGAGATCGCGCGGGTGCTGGATGACCGTCAATTGGGCCGGCTCACATCCGGGGATGCCGATGCGCTGGACAAGGTTCTCGAGGACCGCCTCGACAGGCTCTATGTTGCCAAGGTCTATCTGCAATCGGATGCCGCGACGGCCAATACCGAGGCCCTGCGTCAGGTGGTCGATGATCTCGCCGATGCCGAGTATGAAAAACACCGCGCGACAGACGTGGATGGCGAGACCGAGCGGGGTCAGGTCCATTGA
- a CDS encoding adenylate/guanylate cyclase domain-containing protein: MKIMPWKHSVARDRIQKLLDEVPEVDVQRFDQYWSRYQIDKALQTAMKQPTTPPLFSLPRDKAVVVDTVQIYISIVGYHEMRLDDGRETEASHARALKGLHLYYGAADRVIEETSAQRVDFHSGRMHAVFLETGGGGVSRETIGQALAFVEDFKRVVQLANDRLANGEFGTEFRIGVDVGTCVAINNGTGSEQEPMFLGSAANHAAKLAEGDTAGVYVSDRVRAVLGYQEVGVLEEFLGLNASQISTNSAYTSDDGSLMFGVTNRQAFSERVVDTWSGDVRKGIVDDLTSSDFRFSFKQPPLSEIDYSQLYPSKSIRMPLVSLFADISGYTNFIDEAVSEGNIQDAVRALFVIRQEFQNVAEADFGGRKVRFIGDSIHALVAEGSGTSTDEAKSVATATQCAAGFHASFDLCKSMLEEIESLELAVGLELGPTPISRIGIRGERSVRVASSKATSTSEKMQRECNEGGVKIGPDALRVAPKGLIDVLSDQGYAREVDYDDVSASILATPTELAQPLYARAHVPSEPSQPRAHLAKK, from the coding sequence ATGAAGATCATGCCTTGGAAGCACTCGGTCGCACGTGATCGTATTCAGAAGCTCTTGGATGAAGTGCCCGAAGTGGATGTCCAGCGCTTCGACCAATATTGGTCGCGATATCAAATCGATAAGGCGCTGCAGACAGCGATGAAGCAGCCCACTACGCCGCCGCTTTTCAGCCTACCAAGGGACAAGGCAGTCGTAGTCGATACTGTTCAGATCTATATCTCGATCGTAGGGTACCATGAGATGCGTTTGGACGATGGTCGTGAAACCGAGGCATCTCACGCGCGGGCGCTTAAGGGGCTGCATCTATACTACGGCGCGGCGGATCGCGTGATCGAAGAAACCAGTGCACAAAGGGTCGACTTTCACAGCGGGCGGATGCATGCAGTTTTTCTTGAGACCGGGGGCGGCGGAGTATCGCGAGAAACTATAGGTCAAGCCCTTGCCTTTGTTGAAGATTTCAAGCGCGTAGTCCAATTGGCCAATGATCGGTTGGCCAATGGGGAGTTTGGAACTGAGTTCCGGATCGGTGTTGATGTTGGGACATGCGTTGCGATCAACAACGGGACCGGGTCTGAACAAGAACCGATGTTTCTCGGTTCAGCGGCCAACCATGCAGCAAAGCTTGCAGAAGGTGATACGGCCGGTGTGTACGTTTCAGACCGAGTTAGAGCCGTGCTTGGATATCAAGAAGTTGGCGTGCTCGAAGAGTTTTTGGGGCTGAACGCAAGCCAAATCAGCACGAATTCAGCCTACACTTCTGACGATGGCAGCTTGATGTTTGGCGTAACCAACAGGCAAGCCTTTTCGGAACGAGTTGTAGACACTTGGTCGGGCGATGTTCGAAAGGGGATTGTGGACGACTTAACTTCCTCCGATTTTAGGTTTTCCTTCAAGCAGCCTCCTTTGAGCGAGATTGACTACTCGCAACTCTATCCGAGCAAATCAATCCGGATGCCTCTGGTCTCATTGTTCGCCGACATATCGGGCTACACCAATTTCATCGACGAGGCGGTGTCCGAAGGAAACATTCAGGATGCCGTGCGCGCGCTCTTTGTCATACGCCAAGAGTTTCAAAACGTGGCAGAAGCCGACTTTGGCGGTCGCAAAGTTCGGTTCATCGGTGACAGTATCCATGCTTTGGTTGCAGAAGGCAGCGGCACATCAACTGACGAAGCTAAGAGTGTCGCCACAGCCACACAGTGCGCAGCGGGATTTCATGCTTCCTTCGACCTTTGCAAATCGATGCTTGAGGAGATCGAAAGCCTAGAGCTTGCCGTAGGTCTAGAGCTCGGCCCGACTCCGATTTCGAGGATTGGTATTCGAGGCGAACGATCCGTACGAGTGGCGTCATCAAAGGCCACATCTACGTCGGAGAAAATGCAGCGAGAGTGCAACGAGGGCGGTGTAAAGATCGGACCAGACGCACTTCGTGTTGCTCCCAAGGGCCTTATTGATGTCCTCAGTGATCAGGGGTACGCGAGAGAAGTCGACTACGACGATGTCTCAGCTAGCATTCTTGCGACGCCGACTGAATTGGCTCAACCGTTGTACGCTCGAGCCCACGTCCCCTCGGAACCAAGCCAACCGCGCGCGCATCTCGCAAAGAAATGA